One region of Streptococcus salivarius genomic DNA includes:
- a CDS encoding NADPH-dependent FMN reductase, which produces MKFIGLVGTNSKRSTNRQLLQYIQKHFADKADIELVEIKDLPVFNKPANKQLPESVLEIVKKIDEADGVIIGTPEYDHSIPAVLMNALAWVSYGVFPLLNKPVMITGASYGTLGASRAQLQLRQILNAPEIKANVLPDEFLLSHSLQAFDSNDDLVDLDVIKKLDAIFDDFRLYVKITGKLSHATELLHKEAEDFDWESL; this is translated from the coding sequence ATGAAATTCATCGGACTTGTTGGTACGAATTCAAAACGTTCAACTAATAGACAATTATTGCAATATATTCAGAAACATTTTGCAGATAAGGCAGACATCGAACTTGTTGAAATCAAAGACCTTCCTGTCTTTAACAAACCCGCTAACAAGCAATTGCCAGAAAGTGTCCTTGAAATCGTTAAAAAAATCGATGAGGCTGATGGTGTTATTATTGGAACACCTGAGTATGACCACTCAATTCCTGCCGTTCTCATGAACGCTTTAGCTTGGGTTTCATACGGTGTTTTCCCTCTTTTGAATAAGCCAGTTATGATTACAGGGGCATCTTACGGAACACTCGGGGCTTCTCGTGCACAGTTACAACTTCGTCAAATCTTGAATGCTCCAGAAATCAAAGCTAATGTGCTTCCAGACGAATTCTTACTCTCACATTCTCTACAAGCTTTTGATAGCAATGATGATTTAGTCGACCTTGATGTCATCAAAAAACTAGATGCTATTTTCGATGACTTCCGTCTCTACGTCAAAATTACTGGTAAACTCTCACATGCTACAGAGTTGCTACATAAAGAAGCTGAAGACTTTGACTGGGAAAGCCTATAA
- a CDS encoding NAD(P)H-dependent oxidoreductase: MKFVGLVGANYDQSYNRKLLEFIRRHFKIKFELEVLEIDEVPMFNQDEKWDESFQLRLLNNKITRADGVIIATPEHNHTISAALKSVLEWLSFEVHPFENKPVMIVGASYYDQGTSRAQVHLRKILEAPGVNAYTLPGNEFLLGKAKEAFDLEGNITNEGTINFLEQCLDNFIQYVGVVSKLKKPKPIEPEDLDCNNPIATTVTEVDPDDPEWVEKVAEITGAVSGDTYVKLDHGILTVNQIDMFLKAMPFELTYADDNNQFLYYNNAHQDPDTMFAKRVPPQSGSRMSTVHGSLPPARMKNVEWVIGTLRNGNQEYVRTIVPGSPEGVINTHNYQAMYYDDGSYAGINEIVFNFKPWLDWYLETTGQRLVGGSGPFAPAAASHGGSDATSGASDAGGHGGDAAPAADATSGASSY, translated from the coding sequence ATGAAATTTGTTGGACTCGTTGGAGCAAATTATGATCAATCATATAACCGTAAACTGCTCGAATTTATCAGAAGACATTTTAAAATAAAATTTGAACTTGAAGTTTTGGAAATTGATGAAGTTCCTATGTTTAACCAAGATGAAAAATGGGACGAAAGCTTCCAACTTCGCTTACTTAATAACAAAATCACACGCGCTGACGGTGTTATCATTGCAACACCTGAGCACAACCACACTATCTCTGCAGCACTTAAATCAGTTTTGGAGTGGCTCTCATTCGAAGTGCACCCATTTGAAAACAAGCCTGTAATGATTGTTGGTGCTTCTTACTACGACCAAGGGACTTCTCGTGCCCAAGTGCATTTGCGTAAAATCCTTGAAGCACCTGGTGTCAATGCCTATACACTTCCAGGTAATGAATTCTTGCTTGGAAAGGCTAAAGAAGCCTTTGACCTTGAAGGTAACATTACCAATGAAGGCACTATTAACTTCCTTGAACAATGCTTAGATAATTTCATCCAATATGTAGGAGTGGTTTCTAAATTGAAAAAACCAAAACCAATCGAACCTGAAGACTTGGATTGTAACAACCCAATCGCTACAACTGTTACCGAAGTTGATCCTGACGATCCAGAGTGGGTAGAAAAAGTAGCTGAAATCACTGGTGCGGTATCTGGTGATACCTACGTGAAATTGGACCACGGTATTTTGACGGTTAATCAAATTGACATGTTCCTCAAGGCTATGCCATTTGAATTGACCTATGCCGATGATAACAATCAGTTCCTCTACTACAATAACGCCCATCAAGATCCTGACACTATGTTTGCTAAACGTGTGCCACCTCAATCTGGTAGCCGTATGTCAACTGTTCACGGCTCACTTCCACCAGCTCGTATGAAAAATGTAGAATGGGTTATCGGTACACTTCGTAATGGTAACCAAGAATATGTTCGTACGATTGTTCCAGGGTCACCTGAAGGAGTTATCAATACGCATAACTATCAGGCTATGTACTATGATGATGGTTCTTATGCAGGAATCAATGAAATCGTCTTTAACTTTAAACCATGGCTTGACTGGTATCTCGAAACAACTGGTCAACGCCTTGTCGGAGGAAGCGGTCCTTTTGCACCAGCTGCAGCTAGTCATGGCGGTAGCGACGCCACATCTGGTGCATCAGATGCGGGTGGTCATGGTGGCGACGCAGCCCCAGCCGCAGATGCAACATCTGGAGCATCCTCATATTAA
- a CDS encoding formate/nitrite transporter family protein has protein sequence MGRYALRSMLAGAYLTMSTAVGIIGADVIATGIPALSRFVFAFIFAIGLVFVLIFNGELATSNMMFLTSGAYYGKIKWSKVCTILLYCTFFNFVGALILAWFFNQSFSFQHLTDKSFLVTAVSTKLGKTDWMNFTEGITANMFVNIAILGYMLLKEESAKIFIALSAIFMFVFLINEHLIANFASFMLLGFNGVRDAVDNFTLANILRQWVVVFFGNWIGGGIFIGLAYSWLNKTKTPHID, from the coding sequence CTGGGGCGCTATGCCTTGCGCTCTATGCTCGCTGGAGCTTATCTTACTATGTCAACTGCTGTAGGAATTATTGGTGCGGATGTTATCGCTACAGGTATTCCAGCCCTTTCTCGTTTTGTCTTCGCCTTTATCTTTGCCATCGGACTGGTCTTCGTTCTCATATTCAATGGAGAGTTGGCTACTTCAAACATGATGTTCCTGACCAGTGGTGCCTATTATGGTAAAATCAAATGGAGCAAGGTGTGTACCATCCTCCTCTACTGTACCTTCTTTAATTTTGTCGGTGCCCTTATCTTGGCCTGGTTCTTCAACCAATCCTTCTCTTTCCAACATTTGACTGACAAGAGTTTCTTAGTTACTGCTGTCTCAACCAAGCTTGGAAAAACAGATTGGATGAACTTTACAGAAGGTATTACAGCTAATATGTTCGTTAATATTGCCATCTTGGGCTACATGCTCCTCAAAGAAGAATCTGCTAAAATTTTCATTGCGCTATCAGCTATCTTTATGTTTGTATTTTTGATTAATGAACACTTGATTGCTAACTTTGCTTCTTTCATGTTGCTCGGTTTCAACGGTGTGCGTGATGCTGTGGATAATTTCACTTTGGCAAATATTCTACGTCAGTGGGTAGTCGTTTTCTTCGGTAACTGGATTGGCGGAGGTATTTTCATTGGTTTGGCATACTCTTGGCTCAATAAAACTAAAACACCTCACATTGATTAG
- a CDS encoding MptD family putative ECF transporter S component: protein MRQKTFIKQTSLAILLYFICLALAVAIDLIFFKVKNMYHTPALAAIFAGWVYLGLIRKTKQFGAITCLGIFMSLFFFASGHFVLAFLPSFLAGLVADFLAKKGNYENSKLNLLSYMIFSLGNLAPIITMWLAPKAYIAQLLAKGKTQDYVNQVMVPFTASHVLILIGGTLMAALIGGYIAQNWLKK from the coding sequence ATGCGTCAAAAGACATTCATCAAACAAACCAGCCTAGCTATTCTACTGTATTTTATTTGCCTAGCCCTTGCAGTTGCTATTGATTTAATCTTTTTCAAAGTCAAAAATATGTATCATACACCTGCCTTAGCGGCTATCTTTGCAGGCTGGGTCTACTTGGGGCTTATCAGAAAGACAAAACAATTTGGAGCGATTACCTGTCTGGGTATCTTTATGTCCCTCTTCTTCTTTGCTTCTGGGCACTTTGTTCTAGCCTTTCTTCCTAGCTTTCTGGCTGGCCTTGTCGCTGACTTTCTAGCTAAGAAAGGGAACTATGAGAATAGTAAACTTAATTTACTTTCCTATATGATCTTTTCCCTAGGGAACTTAGCACCCATTATCACCATGTGGCTTGCGCCCAAAGCTTATATCGCACAGCTCCTAGCCAAAGGGAAAACTCAAGATTATGTAAATCAAGTTATGGTTCCCTTTACAGCCAGTCATGTCTTAATCCTGATTGGAGGAACGCTCATGGCTGCTCTCATTGGGGGCTACATTGCCCAAAATTGGCTGAAAAAATAA
- a CDS encoding NAD(P)H-dependent glycerol-3-phosphate dehydrogenase — MKKQKIAVLGPGSWGTALAQVLNDNGHEVRIWGNIPEQIDEINEKHTNTRYFKDVVLDENIKAYKELSEALDSVDAVLFVVPTKVTRLVAKQVAELLDHEVVVMHASKGLEPGTHERLSTILEEEIPKELRSEIVVVSGPSHAEETIVRDITLITAASKDLEAARYVQGIFSNSYFRLYTNSDVIGVETAGALKNIIAVGAGALHGMGYGDNAKAAVITRGLAEITRLGVKLGADPLTYSGLSGVGDLIVTGTSIHSRNWRAGDALGRGEKLEDIERNMGMVIEGISTTKVAYEIAQELGVYMPITTAIYKSIYEGADIKESILNMMSNELRSENEWDKK; from the coding sequence ATGAAAAAACAAAAAATCGCTGTCTTGGGCCCTGGTTCATGGGGAACTGCCCTTGCTCAGGTACTCAACGACAACGGACACGAGGTCCGTATTTGGGGAAACATCCCTGAACAAATTGATGAAATTAACGAGAAACACACCAATACCCGCTACTTCAAGGATGTGGTTTTGGATGAAAACATTAAAGCCTACAAAGAGCTATCTGAAGCCCTAGATAGTGTCGACGCTGTTCTCTTTGTTGTTCCAACCAAGGTCACTCGCTTAGTTGCTAAGCAAGTTGCTGAACTTTTGGACCACGAAGTTGTTGTTATGCATGCTTCCAAAGGTTTGGAACCTGGAACACACGAACGCCTTTCAACAATCCTTGAAGAAGAGATTCCTAAGGAACTTCGTAGTGAGATTGTTGTCGTATCTGGTCCAAGCCACGCTGAAGAAACTATTGTTCGCGATATCACTTTGATTACAGCAGCATCTAAGGATCTTGAAGCGGCACGCTATGTCCAAGGTATTTTCAGCAATAGCTACTTCCGCCTCTACACCAATTCAGATGTGATTGGTGTTGAAACAGCTGGTGCTCTTAAAAACATTATCGCGGTAGGTGCTGGTGCCCTCCACGGTATGGGATATGGGGACAATGCTAAGGCAGCCGTTATTACTCGTGGCCTTGCGGAAATTACTCGTCTTGGTGTGAAACTTGGGGCTGATCCTTTGACTTACAGCGGTCTATCTGGGGTTGGTGACCTTATTGTTACAGGAACTTCTATCCATTCACGTAACTGGCGTGCTGGGGATGCGCTCGGTCGTGGAGAAAAGCTAGAAGACATTGAACGTAACATGGGAATGGTTATCGAGGGTATTTCAACCACAAAGGTTGCCTATGAAATCGCCCAAGAACTCGGCGTCTACATGCCAATAACAACAGCAATCTACAAATCTATCTATGAGGGTGCTGATATCAAGGAATCTATTCTCAATATGATGTCCAACGAATTGCGCTCTGAAAATGAATGGGATAAAAAATAA
- the galU gene encoding UTP--glucose-1-phosphate uridylyltransferase GalU encodes MKNQKVRKAIIPAAGLGTRFLPATKALAKEMLPIVDKPTIQFIVEEALKSGIEDILVVTGKSKRSIEDHFDSNFELEYNLEQKGKTDLLKLVNDTTAINLHFIRQSHPRGLGDAVLQAKAFVGNEPFVVMLGDDLMDITNDKAVPLTKQLINDYEETHASTIAVMPVPHEEVSSYGVIAPQGKGENGRYSVETFVEKPNPEDAPSDLAIIGRYLLTPEIFGILETQEPGAGNEVQLTDAIDKLNKTQRVFAREFTGDRYDVGDKFGFMKTSIDYALKHPQVKDDLKQYLIDLGHKLEGKAAKKD; translated from the coding sequence ATGAAGAATCAAAAAGTTAGAAAAGCTATCATCCCCGCTGCAGGACTCGGAACACGCTTTTTACCAGCTACTAAGGCCTTGGCCAAAGAAATGTTGCCAATCGTTGACAAACCAACCATCCAATTTATCGTTGAAGAAGCCCTCAAATCAGGTATCGAAGATATCTTGGTGGTTACTGGTAAGTCAAAACGTTCTATCGAAGACCACTTTGATTCAAACTTCGAGTTAGAATACAACTTGGAACAAAAAGGTAAGACAGACCTGTTGAAATTGGTTAATGACACCACTGCTATTAACCTCCACTTTATCCGCCAAAGCCACCCACGTGGCCTTGGAGATGCTGTTCTTCAAGCCAAAGCATTTGTCGGAAATGAGCCATTCGTTGTCATGCTTGGTGACGACCTCATGGATATCACTAATGACAAAGCAGTACCTTTGACTAAGCAGCTCATTAATGATTATGAGGAAACACACGCATCAACCATTGCAGTTATGCCTGTACCTCATGAAGAAGTTTCTTCTTATGGTGTCATCGCCCCTCAAGGCAAAGGTGAAAATGGACGTTATAGCGTTGAAACTTTCGTTGAAAAACCAAATCCAGAGGATGCACCAAGTGATCTTGCTATCATCGGGCGTTACCTTCTAACACCTGAAATTTTCGGTATTTTGGAAACTCAAGAACCAGGTGCTGGAAATGAAGTCCAATTGACTGATGCTATCGATAAACTTAACAAGACACAACGCGTCTTTGCTCGCGAATTTACTGGAGACCGTTATGATGTCGGTGACAAATTCGGATTCATGAAAACATCAATCGATTACGCACTTAAACATCCTCAAGTTAAAGATGACCTCAAGCAATACCTCATTGACTTGGGCCACAAACTTGAAGGCAAAGCAGCTAAAAAAGACTAA
- a CDS encoding rhomboid family intramembrane serine protease — MQVNEWKKYPATYLLLGLTTLTFICQYLLNGFQATSPLSLFKMGAMYGAFVQYSPLNLWRLVTPIFVHIGVEHFLFNMLALYFMGKMAEQIFGTLRFLGLYLLAGVMGNAFTLLFTPNVIAAGASTSLFGLFAAVVILGYYSHSPLLNQLGRNYLALIVINLIFNLFTPSVGITGHLGGLVGGALAAIFLANKVESRLFSKGWRFTALLTYILLLLILLGFTYF, encoded by the coding sequence ATGCAAGTAAATGAGTGGAAGAAATACCCAGCAACCTATCTATTGTTGGGGCTTACGACGCTGACTTTCATCTGTCAATATCTCTTAAATGGCTTTCAAGCGACCTCACCTTTGAGCCTCTTTAAGATGGGGGCCATGTACGGTGCTTTTGTTCAGTACAGCCCACTGAACCTCTGGCGTCTTGTAACACCGATTTTTGTGCATATAGGTGTTGAGCATTTTCTATTTAATATGCTTGCCCTTTACTTTATGGGGAAAATGGCTGAGCAGATTTTTGGGACTCTACGTTTTCTAGGGCTCTATTTGTTGGCTGGTGTTATGGGAAATGCCTTTACCTTACTTTTTACGCCTAATGTTATTGCAGCTGGTGCTTCGACATCCTTGTTTGGACTTTTTGCGGCTGTTGTGATTCTTGGCTACTATAGTCATAGTCCTTTGCTTAATCAGTTAGGTCGCAATTACTTGGCTTTGATTGTCATAAACTTAATCTTCAACCTGTTTACACCTAGTGTTGGGATTACAGGCCATCTTGGTGGTTTAGTTGGAGGTGCTCTTGCAGCTATCTTTTTGGCTAACAAGGTTGAAAGTCGCTTATTTAGTAAAGGTTGGCGTTTTACAGCTCTTTTAACTTACATTTTACTATTGCTGATTCTTCTAGGATTTACTTATTTTTAA
- a CDS encoding 5-formyltetrahydrofolate cyclo-ligase, producing the protein MKNELRKTVLAQLTSQDPETKAKIDQYLLEQLIALPAYKDAQVIATYLSFPHEYDTGLLINQALKDGKRLLIPKTYKQGRMIFVDYDPDNLVATSFGLMEPVSDLAVEKSEIDLIHVPGVVFNDEGYRIGYGAGYYDRYLSDFEGETVSTVYPCQKHDFQPDSYDIPVKEVVTCK; encoded by the coding sequence ATGAAAAATGAACTTAGAAAAACAGTCTTGGCTCAGTTAACTTCACAAGATCCTGAGACTAAGGCTAAGATAGATCAATATCTTTTGGAGCAATTGATTGCCTTACCTGCTTATAAAGATGCCCAGGTGATTGCGACTTATTTGTCTTTTCCTCATGAATATGATACCGGTCTTTTAATCAATCAGGCTTTAAAGGATGGTAAACGACTTTTGATTCCTAAAACATATAAACAAGGTCGAATGATTTTTGTGGATTATGATCCAGATAATCTTGTTGCAACCTCTTTTGGCTTGATGGAACCTGTGTCTGATTTGGCTGTGGAAAAATCAGAGATTGATTTAATTCATGTGCCAGGAGTAGTTTTCAATGATGAAGGCTATCGCATTGGTTACGGAGCAGGTTACTATGACCGCTATTTGTCTGATTTTGAAGGGGAGACCGTTAGTACGGTTTATCCTTGCCAGAAACATGATTTTCAACCAGATAGCTATGATATTCCTGTTAAGGAGGTTGTTACATGCAAGTAA
- a CDS encoding N-acetyldiaminopimelate deacetylase: MTLDLIKIRRDLHQIPEIGLEEFKTQAYLLERIAEMTEGKDFVEQRTWRTGILVYLHGHAPEKTIGWRTDIDGLPIVEETGLDFKSTHEGRMHACGHDMHMTTALGLLDQMLQVKPKNNMLFLFQPAEENEAGGMLMYEDGAFGDWLPDEFYGLHVRPDFKVGDIATNTSTLFAGTCEVLVTFKGKGGHAAFPHEANDALVAASYFITQVQTIVSRNVDPIQGGVVTFGSFHAGTTNNVIAETAEVYGTIRTLTQEMSLLIQKRVRQIAEGVAASFGMEVDIMLKQGGYLPVENNPALAKELMAFFDASPEVNLIDCPPAMTGEDFGYLLSKVPGVMFWLGIDTPYALHHPKMSPNEDALAFAVAEIGKFLKHKAEA; this comes from the coding sequence ATGACACTTGATTTAATTAAAATCAGACGAGACCTTCACCAAATTCCTGAAATTGGTTTGGAAGAATTTAAAACTCAGGCTTATCTCTTAGAGCGTATTGCTGAAATGACTGAAGGTAAGGACTTTGTGGAGCAACGTACTTGGCGTACAGGGATCCTTGTCTATCTTCACGGGCATGCTCCTGAAAAAACTATTGGTTGGCGTACAGATATTGATGGTCTCCCAATCGTAGAGGAAACAGGTCTTGACTTCAAGTCTACTCATGAAGGTCGTATGCATGCTTGTGGACACGATATGCACATGACTACAGCGCTTGGTCTTTTGGACCAGATGCTTCAAGTAAAGCCTAAAAATAACATGCTCTTCCTCTTCCAGCCGGCTGAAGAAAATGAAGCTGGTGGTATGCTTATGTATGAGGACGGTGCCTTTGGAGACTGGTTGCCAGATGAGTTCTATGGCCTCCACGTCCGTCCAGATTTCAAGGTAGGTGATATTGCGACTAACACAAGCACCCTTTTTGCTGGGACTTGTGAAGTCCTCGTTACTTTCAAGGGGAAAGGTGGACATGCGGCCTTTCCACATGAGGCCAATGATGCCCTTGTAGCAGCTTCTTACTTTATTACTCAGGTGCAAACAATTGTCAGTCGTAATGTTGACCCTATCCAGGGTGGGGTAGTTACCTTTGGTTCTTTCCATGCAGGAACTACTAACAATGTTATCGCTGAAACTGCAGAGGTTTATGGAACTATTCGTACCCTTACTCAGGAAATGAGTCTCCTTATCCAGAAGCGCGTGCGCCAGATTGCAGAGGGCGTGGCAGCTAGCTTTGGTATGGAAGTGGATATCATGTTGAAACAAGGTGGTTATCTTCCTGTGGAAAATAATCCAGCCTTGGCCAAAGAGTTGATGGCTTTCTTTGATGCTAGCCCAGAGGTTAACCTGATTGATTGTCCACCAGCTATGACTGGAGAGGACTTTGGTTATTTGCTTAGTAAGGTTCCTGGTGTCATGTTCTGGTTGGGAATTGACACGCCATATGCACTTCACCATCCTAAGATGAGTCCAAATGAAGATGCCCTCGCTTTTGCAGTGGCTGAAATTGGAAAATTCCTTAAACACAAGGCAGAAGCCTAA
- the dapD gene encoding 2,3,4,5-tetrahydropyridine-2,6-dicarboxylate N-acetyltransferase: MTAQKMSAQEIIAFIGNAEKKTNVKVTFEGELATAVPASVTKLGNVLFGDWKDIEPLLANLTENKDYVVEQDGRNSAVPLLDKRHLNARIEPGAIIRDQVTIEDNAVVMMGAVINIGAEIGAGTMIDMGAILGGRATVGKNSHIGAGAVLAGVIEPASADPVRIGDNVLVGANAVVIEGVQVGNGSVVAAGAIVTQDVPENVVVAGVPARIIKEIDEKTQQKTALEDALRNL, from the coding sequence ATGACTGCACAAAAAATGTCTGCACAAGAAATTATCGCTTTTATCGGTAATGCTGAAAAGAAAACGAATGTTAAAGTAACTTTTGAAGGGGAATTGGCAACTGCTGTTCCAGCTTCTGTCACTAAACTTGGTAACGTTCTTTTCGGAGACTGGAAAGATATCGAACCACTTCTTGCGAATTTGACTGAAAACAAGGACTATGTTGTGGAACAAGATGGCCGTAACTCAGCTGTTCCATTGCTTGATAAACGTCACCTTAATGCACGTATCGAACCAGGTGCTATTATCCGAGACCAAGTAACTATCGAAGACAATGCTGTCGTTATGATGGGTGCTGTAATCAATATCGGTGCTGAAATTGGTGCTGGTACTATGATTGATATGGGTGCTATCCTTGGTGGTCGTGCTACTGTTGGTAAAAACAGCCATATCGGTGCGGGTGCAGTCCTTGCTGGTGTGATTGAACCAGCTTCAGCAGACCCAGTTCGTATCGGTGATAACGTTCTTGTTGGTGCTAATGCTGTTGTTATTGAAGGTGTTCAAGTTGGTAACGGTTCAGTCGTTGCTGCTGGAGCTATCGTTACTCAAGATGTTCCTGAAAATGTGGTTGTAGCTGGTGTTCCAGCTCGTATCATCAAGGAAATTGATGAAAAAACACAACAAAAAACAGCACTCGAAGACGCTTTGCGTAACTTATAA
- a CDS encoding HAD family hydrolase: protein MKNRAYKNYIFDFYGTLVDILTDEKDPVLWDKLGQLYQAYGAAYEGETLKKAYAKHVDQARKELIDLKGVAYPEIDLAHIFNQLYVDARPQSRNSNQPEDWGQLIAMVFRVLSRKHVTAYPHTKEVLAFLKEQGCRIYLLSNAQAAFTNAEIDLMALRPYFDAIYLSSDAGICKPQPEFLKQVLDDHGLNPSETVMVGNDLTTDIAVAEAVGIDSILLNTFPYSRRELENSPIKPDRVITDIEALKTNFT, encoded by the coding sequence ATGAAAAATAGAGCTTATAAGAACTACATTTTTGATTTTTATGGTACCTTGGTTGATATCTTAACTGATGAGAAGGATCCTGTGTTATGGGATAAACTAGGCCAACTATATCAGGCTTATGGAGCGGCTTATGAGGGCGAGACTCTTAAAAAGGCTTATGCTAAGCACGTGGATCAGGCCCGTAAGGAGTTAATAGATCTCAAAGGAGTTGCTTATCCAGAAATTGATTTAGCCCACATTTTTAACCAGCTTTATGTAGACGCTCGGCCTCAGTCTCGTAACTCTAATCAGCCGGAAGATTGGGGACAATTGATAGCAATGGTCTTTCGCGTCTTATCTCGCAAACATGTGACGGCTTATCCCCATACCAAGGAGGTGCTAGCCTTTCTAAAAGAGCAGGGCTGTCGGATTTATCTCTTGTCTAATGCTCAAGCAGCCTTTACTAACGCTGAGATTGACCTAATGGCGTTAAGACCTTATTTTGATGCTATTTACTTGTCTTCGGATGCCGGTATCTGTAAGCCGCAACCTGAATTTTTAAAGCAAGTTTTGGATGATCATGGGTTAAACCCGTCTGAGACAGTCATGGTTGGAAATGACTTAACGACTGATATTGCTGTGGCTGAAGCAGTTGGAATCGATAGTATCTTGCTCAATACCTTCCCTTATTCTCGTCGAGAACTGGAGAATTCCCCAATCAAGCCAGACCGAGTGATTACTGATATAGAAGCTCTAAAGACCAATTTTACATAA
- a CDS encoding methyltransferase domain-containing protein has translation MAKFSVFKDQESLFACPICQAPMHLDLSSLVCQNRHTFNIAKQGFVNFLRQTKGDKNYDMASFEKRSQILAAGYYDPILEVISERLRDLPEHSHVLDVACGEGYYSRQLAQEFDKDFMAFDLSKDSILLAARQNPQKNVAWFVGDLAQLPLREHCIDVILDIFSPANYQEFGRLLSDHGLVFKVIPHEDHLKEFRQLLPEAQAYSNQDVLEHFQESCDLLERVTIAKTWSMPSEHVQTFAEMTPLFFHANKDTLDLTSVTQLTVAGELLIGRIRDDKQS, from the coding sequence ATGGCCAAATTTAGTGTTTTTAAAGATCAAGAGAGTCTTTTTGCTTGTCCTATCTGTCAAGCGCCAATGCATTTGGATTTGTCTAGCTTGGTTTGTCAGAATAGGCATACCTTTAATATCGCCAAGCAGGGCTTTGTCAATTTTTTGAGACAGACTAAGGGAGATAAGAACTATGATATGGCTTCTTTTGAAAAGAGGAGTCAGATTCTTGCGGCAGGCTATTACGATCCTATCCTGGAGGTGATTTCAGAGCGCTTGCGTGACCTTCCTGAACACTCGCACGTTCTAGATGTTGCCTGTGGTGAGGGCTATTATAGCCGTCAGTTGGCTCAAGAGTTTGACAAGGATTTCATGGCCTTTGATTTGTCTAAGGATTCTATCCTTCTTGCGGCTCGTCAAAATCCTCAGAAAAATGTAGCTTGGTTTGTTGGCGATTTGGCTCAATTGCCTTTACGTGAACACTGTATCGATGTGATTTTAGATATTTTTTCACCAGCTAATTATCAAGAATTTGGACGACTTTTGTCTGATCATGGCTTGGTTTTTAAGGTTATTCCTCATGAGGATCATCTTAAAGAGTTTCGCCAATTGTTACCGGAGGCGCAGGCTTATTCGAACCAGGATGTTCTGGAACATTTTCAAGAGTCCTGTGACCTTTTGGAGCGTGTGACGATTGCTAAGACTTGGTCTATGCCATCAGAGCATGTTCAAACATTTGCTGAGATGACACCTCTTTTTTTCCATGCCAATAAGGATACTTTGGACTTGACTTCAGTGACGCAATTAACCGTTGCGGGAGAACTGCTGATTGGCCGTATTAGAGATGATAAGCAATCCTAA
- a CDS encoding class IIb bacteriocin, lactobin A/cerein 7B family — MINKEMKAADLASVTGGGWKTNLAIGGLCLASRPIGTMVCLGAYNGYMDSAR, encoded by the coding sequence GTGATTAACAAAGAAATGAAGGCAGCTGACCTAGCCTCAGTAACAGGAGGCGGATGGAAGACTAACCTTGCCATTGGAGGGCTCTGCCTAGCTTCAAGACCTATTGGAACTATGGTATGCCTTGGAGCCTACAATGGCTACATGGACTCTGCGCGATAA
- a CDS encoding class IIb bacteriocin, lactobin A/cerein 7B family, which produces MTKTINNRKNMTTQELEAVSGGVVPWAAISVGIAAAKLTYDLSYAAGKSFYNLTH; this is translated from the coding sequence ATGACTAAGACCATTAACAATCGTAAAAACATGACTACTCAAGAACTTGAAGCTGTATCAGGTGGAGTGGTTCCTTGGGCCGCTATTTCTGTTGGCATTGCTGCTGCAAAACTGACTTATGACCTTAGCTATGCTGCAGGTAAGTCTTTCTATAACCTCACCCACTAA